Proteins encoded in a region of the Pseudomonas denitrificans (nom. rej.) genome:
- the waaA gene encoding lipid IV(A) 3-deoxy-D-manno-octulosonic acid transferase, whose protein sequence is MNRTLYTLLFHLGLPLVALRLFLRSRKAPAYAQRVGERFALGLPALKPGGIWVHAVSVGESIAAAPMIRALMQRHPGLPITVTCMTPTGSERIRALFGDQVQHCYLPYDLPCAAARFLDRAQPVLGVIMETELWPNHIHQCAKRGIPVALANARLSERSARGYARFAGLTRPMLEEMSWIAVQTEAEAERFRQLGARPDCVSVTGSIKFDLTIDPELLARASDLRGQWQALQRPVWIAASTHAGEDEIILAAHRQLLEKHPEALLILVPRHPERFNPMFELCSREGLRTLRRSTGEQVTADTQVLLGDTMGELLFLYALADVAFVGGSLVPNGGHNLLEPAALGKPVLSGPHLFNFLEIAAQLREVGALREVVDAPSLAVAVAALWDEPTSAERMAEAGLGVMKANQGALGRLLDGLGRLIRKSAA, encoded by the coding sequence ATGAACCGGACCCTCTATACCCTGCTGTTCCACCTGGGCCTGCCGCTGGTTGCGCTGCGCCTGTTCCTGCGCTCGCGCAAGGCGCCGGCCTATGCCCAGCGCGTCGGCGAGCGCTTCGCCCTCGGCCTGCCGGCGCTCAAGCCTGGCGGCATCTGGGTGCATGCGGTGTCGGTGGGCGAGAGCATTGCTGCCGCGCCGATGATCCGCGCGCTGATGCAGCGCCACCCCGGCCTGCCGATCACCGTCACCTGCATGACGCCCACCGGCTCCGAGCGCATCCGCGCGCTGTTCGGCGACCAGGTGCAGCACTGCTACCTGCCTTACGACCTGCCCTGTGCGGCGGCGCGCTTCCTCGACCGTGCGCAGCCGGTGCTGGGCGTGATCATGGAAACCGAGCTGTGGCCAAACCATATCCACCAGTGCGCCAAGCGCGGCATTCCGGTGGCTCTGGCCAATGCGCGGCTGTCTGAGCGCTCGGCGCGCGGTTATGCGCGCTTCGCCGGGCTGACCCGGCCGATGCTGGAAGAGATGAGCTGGATCGCCGTGCAGACCGAGGCCGAAGCCGAACGCTTCCGCCAGCTTGGTGCGCGCCCGGACTGCGTGAGCGTGACCGGTTCGATCAAGTTCGACCTGACCATCGATCCCGAGCTGCTGGCGCGCGCCAGTGACCTGCGCGGCCAGTGGCAGGCGCTGCAGCGACCAGTCTGGATTGCCGCCAGCACCCATGCCGGGGAAGACGAAATCATCCTCGCTGCGCATCGCCAGTTGCTGGAAAAGCACCCGGAGGCGCTGCTGATCCTGGTGCCCCGCCACCCGGAACGCTTCAACCCGATGTTCGAGCTGTGCAGCCGCGAAGGCTTGCGCACCCTGCGCCGCTCCACCGGTGAGCAGGTCACGGCGGACACCCAGGTGCTGCTGGGCGACACCATGGGCGAGCTGCTGTTCCTCTATGCGCTGGCCGATGTCGCCTTCGTCGGCGGCAGCCTGGTGCCCAATGGCGGACATAACCTGCTGGAGCCGGCGGCGCTGGGCAAGCCGGTGCTGTCCGGCCCGCACCTGTTCAACTTCCTGGAAATCGCTGCGCAACTGCGCGAAGTCGGCGCGCTGCGCGAAGTGGTCGATGCGCCTTCGCTGGCCGTCGCCGTAGCGGCCCTGTGGGACGAGCCGACTTCGGCTGAGCGCATGGCCGAAGCGGGATTGGGCGTGATGAAGGCCAACCAGGGGGCGCTGGGGCGGTTGCTGGATGGGCTTGGACGACTGATCAGAAAGTCGGCGGCGTAA
- a CDS encoding GNAT family N-acetyltransferase, translating to MLNRLRVFRERGWTPIEAADYAAAWQRFGGSVATHPDVVERLAHLAGIPVRYLGWFEGDELRAAVPTWGRSLALSKDVLKREGKKALFDLGNAEIILPIAEGARIELRHQVRYLSELNREQVSDAREQPEQLAMNRAPADFSKKFRYNQRREQRLLEEAGGVLQPMSELSSEEQASIYADLFQRRWEFEVPGKARLAEVFGLMRDFMRGSLVRLDGEPVAIQILYRVEAPRWVSVEYINGGVAPENREFSPGSVLSFVNTQEAWAEAEALGKPLRYSFGRADREYKDRWCHRVPVFQV from the coding sequence ATGCTGAACCGTCTGCGAGTCTTCCGCGAACGCGGCTGGACGCCCATCGAGGCGGCCGACTATGCCGCCGCCTGGCAGCGCTTCGGCGGCAGCGTCGCCACCCATCCGGATGTGGTTGAGCGTCTCGCCCATCTGGCCGGCATTCCGGTGCGTTACCTGGGCTGGTTCGAGGGCGATGAACTGCGCGCCGCCGTGCCGACCTGGGGGCGCAGCCTGGCGTTGTCCAAGGATGTGCTCAAGCGCGAGGGCAAGAAGGCGCTGTTCGACCTGGGCAACGCCGAGATCATCCTGCCCATCGCCGAAGGTGCGCGCATCGAGCTGCGCCATCAGGTGCGCTACCTCTCCGAACTCAACCGCGAGCAGGTCAGCGACGCCCGCGAGCAGCCCGAGCAACTGGCGATGAACCGCGCGCCGGCCGACTTCTCGAAGAAATTCCGCTACAACCAGCGCCGCGAACAGCGCCTGCTGGAAGAGGCGGGCGGCGTACTGCAGCCGATGAGCGAGCTGAGCTCCGAGGAGCAGGCGAGCATCTATGCCGACCTGTTCCAGCGTCGCTGGGAGTTCGAAGTGCCGGGCAAGGCACGGCTGGCCGAAGTCTTCGGCCTGATGCGCGACTTCATGCGGGGTTCGCTGGTGCGCCTGGACGGCGAGCCGGTGGCGATCCAGATTCTCTACCGGGTCGAAGCGCCCAGATGGGTCAGCGTCGAGTACATCAACGGCGGCGTCGCTCCGGAGAACCGCGAGTTCAGCCCCGGTAGCGTGCTCAGCTTCGTCAATACGCAAGAGGCCTGGGCCGAGGCCGAGGCGCTGGGCAAGCCGCTGCGCTATTCCTTCGGCCGCGCCGACCGCGAGTACAAGGACCGCTGGTGCCACCGCGTGCCGGTGTTCCAGGTCTGA
- a CDS encoding aldo/keto reductase codes for MKTLHHLHRPLGSTGLNVSPLGLGTVKLGRDQGVKYPEGFRIPDDREAADLIALARDLGINLIDTAPAYGRSEERLGPLLHGQRHQWVIVSKTGEEFVGGQSQFDFSAAHTRRSVERSLQRLETDYIDLVLVHSDGNDLDILRGTEVYATLERLKDEGLIRGFGFSGKTADGGLLALERGDCAMVTYNLNEQAEKPVIDHAQAHGRGILIKKALASGHAALAPGVDPVRASFELVLGHPGVASAIVGTINPLHLAHNVDIAAEVLDR; via the coding sequence ATGAAGACCCTGCATCACCTGCATCGCCCGCTGGGCAGCACGGGCCTGAACGTCTCGCCACTGGGCCTGGGTACCGTGAAGCTCGGCCGCGACCAGGGCGTGAAGTACCCCGAAGGCTTCCGCATCCCCGATGACCGCGAGGCCGCCGACCTGATTGCACTGGCCCGCGACCTGGGCATCAACCTGATCGACACCGCGCCGGCCTACGGCCGCAGCGAAGAGCGCCTCGGCCCGCTGCTGCACGGCCAGCGCCACCAGTGGGTGATCGTCAGCAAGACCGGCGAGGAATTCGTCGGCGGCCAGTCGCAGTTCGACTTCAGCGCCGCCCACACGCGCCGCTCGGTGGAACGCAGCCTGCAGCGTCTGGAGACCGACTACATCGACCTGGTGCTGGTGCATTCCGACGGCAATGACCTGGACATCCTGCGCGGCACCGAGGTCTACGCGACCCTTGAGCGCCTGAAGGACGAAGGGCTGATCCGCGGCTTCGGCTTCTCCGGCAAGACTGCCGACGGCGGCCTGCTGGCCCTGGAGCGCGGTGACTGCGCGATGGTCACCTACAACCTCAACGAGCAGGCGGAAAAGCCGGTGATCGACCACGCCCAGGCCCATGGCCGCGGCATCCTGATCAAGAAGGCCCTGGCCAGCGGCCACGCCGCCCTCGCCCCCGGCGTCGACCCGGTGCGCGCCAGCTTCGAACTGGTGCTGGGCCATCCCGGCGTCGCCAGCGCCATCGTCGGCACCATCAATCCACTGCATCTCGCGCACAACGTGGACATTGCCGCCGAGGTCCTCGACCGCTGA
- a CDS encoding acyl-CoA dehydrogenase family protein, producing the protein MYLETPKKFRTLQNQARQVAENYLRPISRKYDKAEHAYPKELDLLAALLDGMNAGSPDAVGATSASKRKAGAEEGVKNGGNLSACLGVMEMCWGDTGLLLAMPRQGLGNAAIAAVANEEQLKRFSGTWAAMAITEPGCGSDSAAIRTTATRDGDDYLLNGEKIFVTSGARADAVVVWATLDKSLGRAAIKSFVVEKGTPGMTVTRLEKKLGIKASDTASISFSDCRVPAANLLGNAEIDVQKGFAGVMETFDNTRPLVAAMAVGVAKASLDRTRELLKKAGCRFDYRQPLLSASHAEATLYRLEAEWEAARLLTLKAAWMADNRLPNSREASIAKAKAGRVANEVTLKCVELAGALGYGEEELLEKWARDSKILDIFEGTQQIQLLIVARRLLGKSSSQLK; encoded by the coding sequence ATGTACCTCGAGACGCCGAAGAAATTCCGCACCTTGCAGAACCAGGCCCGCCAGGTGGCGGAGAACTACCTGCGACCGATTTCGCGCAAGTACGACAAGGCCGAGCACGCCTACCCCAAGGAGCTGGACCTGCTGGCCGCGCTGCTGGACGGCATGAACGCCGGCTCGCCGGACGCCGTCGGCGCCACCTCGGCCAGCAAGCGCAAGGCCGGGGCGGAGGAGGGCGTGAAGAACGGCGGCAACCTGTCCGCCTGCCTGGGCGTGATGGAGATGTGCTGGGGCGACACCGGCCTGCTGCTGGCCATGCCGCGTCAGGGGCTGGGCAACGCCGCCATCGCTGCGGTGGCCAACGAGGAGCAGCTCAAGCGCTTCTCCGGGACCTGGGCGGCCATGGCCATCACCGAGCCGGGCTGCGGCTCGGACTCGGCGGCGATCCGCACCACCGCCACCCGCGATGGTGATGACTACCTGCTCAACGGCGAGAAGATCTTCGTCACTTCCGGCGCCCGCGCCGACGCGGTGGTGGTCTGGGCGACCCTGGACAAGAGCCTCGGCCGCGCGGCGATCAAGTCCTTCGTGGTGGAGAAGGGCACGCCGGGCATGACCGTCACCCGCCTGGAGAAGAAGCTCGGCATCAAGGCATCGGACACCGCGTCCATCAGCTTCAGCGACTGCCGGGTGCCGGCCGCCAACCTGCTGGGTAACGCCGAGATCGACGTGCAGAAAGGTTTTGCCGGGGTGATGGAAACCTTCGACAACACCCGTCCGCTGGTGGCTGCCATGGCCGTCGGCGTGGCCAAGGCCTCGCTGGATCGCACCCGCGAGCTGCTGAAGAAGGCCGGTTGCCGCTTCGACTATCGCCAGCCGCTGCTCAGCGCCAGCCACGCCGAGGCCACGCTGTATCGCCTGGAAGCAGAATGGGAGGCCGCACGCCTGTTGACCCTGAAGGCCGCCTGGATGGCTGACAACCGCCTGCCCAACTCCAGGGAGGCTTCCATCGCCAAGGCCAAGGCCGGGCGAGTGGCCAACGAGGTGACGCTGAAATGCGTCGAGCTGGCCGGCGCGCTGGGCTACGGGGAAGAGGAGTTGCTGGAGAAGTGGGCGCGGGATTCGAAGATCCTCGACATCTTCGAGGGCACCCAGCAGATCCAGTTGTTGATCGTGGCGCGGCGGCTGCTGGGCAAGAGTTCCAGTCAGTTGAAGTGA
- a CDS encoding acyl-CoA dehydrogenase family protein has translation MTTDVQGRALAVLNRVAQADWPDRLKLRKPFERLLYSGSRTGFRLASERAAKQPKTPRKADPDGLFDLSLSDEQQMLVEMLEGFAAEVLRPAAHEADAKASLSLELLAQAQELGLTHYGVSEVHGGMAGERTVVTNALIAESLARGDLSLAAALLVPLSAANCIRRWASPQQQARWLPAFVGEEAAPLIAIAVNEPQLLADPLRLSTKARKRGSSYTLTGEKCLVVRGVDAQKLIVAADAGDGPALFLIDTRAKGVEVRAEPAMGLKATGTARVRLKGVKVPAEQRLAAERFDYQAFLDHTALAWCALAVGTGQAALDYVITYCNEREAFGEPISHRQGVAFMVADIAVELDAMRLMVWRACALAERGQAFHREAYLAKLLCAEKAMKIGTDAVQLLGGHGFTQEHPAERWYRDLRAVSLMAGGLHL, from the coding sequence ATGACCACCGACGTGCAGGGCCGCGCCCTGGCCGTGCTGAACCGTGTCGCTCAGGCCGACTGGCCGGACCGACTGAAGCTGCGCAAGCCCTTTGAAAGACTCCTCTACAGCGGTAGCCGCACCGGCTTCCGGCTGGCCAGCGAACGTGCCGCCAAACAGCCCAAGACCCCACGCAAGGCCGACCCGGACGGGCTGTTCGACCTGTCCCTGTCCGACGAGCAGCAGATGCTTGTGGAGATGCTCGAAGGCTTCGCCGCCGAAGTGCTGCGCCCGGCCGCCCATGAGGCCGACGCCAAGGCCAGCCTGAGCCTGGAGTTGCTTGCCCAGGCGCAGGAACTGGGCCTGACCCATTACGGCGTCAGCGAGGTGCACGGCGGCATGGCCGGCGAGCGCACCGTGGTGACCAACGCGCTGATCGCCGAGTCCCTTGCCCGTGGCGACCTGAGCCTGGCTGCTGCGCTGCTGGTGCCGCTGTCGGCGGCCAACTGCATTCGCCGCTGGGCTTCGCCGCAACAACAGGCGCGCTGGCTGCCGGCGTTCGTTGGCGAAGAGGCTGCGCCGCTGATCGCCATCGCGGTGAACGAACCGCAGTTGCTGGCCGATCCGCTGCGCTTGTCCACCAAGGCGCGCAAGCGGGGTTCGAGCTACACGCTGACCGGCGAAAAATGCCTGGTCGTGCGCGGCGTGGATGCGCAGAAGCTGATCGTGGCGGCGGATGCCGGCGACGGCCCGGCGCTGTTCCTCATCGACACCCGCGCCAAGGGCGTCGAAGTGCGTGCCGAACCGGCCATGGGCCTGAAGGCCACCGGCACCGCGCGAGTTCGCTTGAAGGGCGTGAAGGTCCCGGCCGAGCAGCGGCTGGCGGCGGAGCGCTTCGACTACCAGGCCTTCCTCGATCACACCGCGCTGGCCTGGTGTGCGCTGGCCGTGGGCACCGGGCAGGCCGCGCTGGACTACGTGATCACCTACTGCAATGAGCGCGAGGCCTTCGGTGAGCCGATCAGCCATCGCCAGGGCGTGGCCTTCATGGTCGCCGACATCGCTGTCGAGCTGGATGCCATGCGCCTGATGGTCTGGCGCGCCTGCGCACTGGCTGAGCGCGGCCAGGCGTTCCACCGCGAGGCTTACCTGGCGAAGCTGCTCTGCGCCGAGAAGGCGATGAAGATCGGCACCGACGCGGTGCAACTGCTCGGCGGCCACGGTTTCACCCAGGAACACCCGGCCGAGCGCTGGTACCGCGACCTGCGCGCCGTCAGCCTGATGGCTGGCGGCCTGCACCTGTAA
- a CDS encoding DMT family transporter: MPGYLYLAIAIVAEVIATASLKSVKGFSTPLPLVLVIVGYAISFWMLTLVVRSIPVGIAYAIWAGLGIVLVSIAALVLYQQKLDTAALLGMGLIVSGVVVIQLFSGNAGH, encoded by the coding sequence ATGCCCGGCTATCTCTACCTCGCCATTGCCATCGTCGCCGAAGTCATCGCCACCGCTTCGCTGAAATCAGTGAAGGGCTTCTCCACGCCCCTGCCGCTGGTGCTGGTGATCGTCGGCTACGCCATTTCCTTCTGGATGCTCACCTTGGTGGTGCGCAGCATTCCGGTCGGCATCGCCTACGCCATCTGGGCGGGCCTGGGCATCGTGCTGGTCAGCATCGCGGCGCTGGTGCTCTACCAGCAGAAGCTCGATACCGCCGCCCTGCTCGGCATGGGCCTGATCGTCAGCGGCGTGGTGGTGATCCAGCTGTTCTCCGGCAACGCCGGTCACTGA
- a CDS encoding NAD(P)/FAD-dependent oxidoreductase: MSESLSTDILIVGGGIAGLWLNARLRRAGFSSVLVENTALGGVQSMRSQGIIHGGTKYALHGALTGASEAIADMPALWRDCLAGTGEVDLRGVRLLSDAHYLWSPGGLAGNLTSFFASKAVRSRVAQVKGSDLPPALQDKAFKGKAYRLTELVLDVPSLVARLAELAGDSLLAGERIEALRDGDKLAGLRVDGREIRAQRVVLSAGAGNEALLRELGLERPEMQRRPLHMVLVTAPTLKPLYAHCLGGGPKPRVTVTTHPLSNGDWVWYLGGDIAEAGGVARNEAEQIAEAQRELHKLVPWIDLSAARWATLRVDRAEPSQNNLLRPDSAFLAEDGALLVGWPTKLALAPNFADRVLESLEKSGIRPQANAALPDLPRPAMARPVWEELLG, translated from the coding sequence ATGTCCGAATCCCTGAGCACCGACATCCTTATCGTCGGCGGCGGCATCGCCGGTCTCTGGCTCAATGCCCGCCTGCGGCGCGCCGGCTTTTCCAGCGTGCTGGTGGAGAACACTGCGCTGGGCGGCGTGCAGAGCATGCGCTCGCAGGGGATCATCCATGGCGGCACCAAATACGCCCTGCACGGCGCGCTGACTGGCGCCTCCGAAGCCATCGCCGACATGCCGGCACTGTGGCGCGATTGCCTGGCCGGCACCGGCGAGGTAGACCTGCGCGGCGTGCGCCTGCTCTCCGACGCCCATTACCTGTGGTCGCCCGGCGGCCTGGCCGGCAACCTCACCAGCTTCTTCGCCAGCAAGGCGGTGCGCAGCCGCGTAGCCCAGGTGAAGGGCAGCGACCTGCCGCCAGCCCTGCAGGACAAGGCCTTCAAGGGCAAGGCCTACCGCCTCACCGAACTGGTGCTGGACGTACCCAGCCTGGTCGCCCGCCTCGCCGAACTGGCCGGTGACAGCCTGCTGGCCGGCGAACGCATCGAAGCCCTGCGCGACGGCGACAAGCTGGCAGGCCTGCGGGTGGACGGCCGCGAAATCCGCGCCCAGCGCGTCGTGCTCAGCGCCGGCGCCGGCAACGAGGCGCTGCTGCGCGAGCTGGGCCTGGAGCGCCCGGAGATGCAGCGTCGCCCGCTGCACATGGTGCTGGTCACCGCACCCACCCTGAAGCCGCTGTACGCCCACTGCCTCGGCGGCGGGCCAAAACCGCGCGTCACTGTCACCACCCACCCGCTGAGCAATGGCGACTGGGTCTGGTACCTGGGCGGCGACATCGCCGAAGCCGGCGGCGTGGCGCGCAACGAGGCCGAGCAGATCGCCGAGGCGCAGCGCGAGCTGCACAAGCTGGTGCCGTGGATCGACCTCTCCGCCGCTCGCTGGGCGACCCTGCGCGTGGACCGCGCCGAACCCTCGCAGAACAACCTGCTGCGCCCGGACAGCGCCTTCCTCGCCGAGGACGGCGCCCTGCTGGTCGGCTGGCCGACCAAGCTGGCCCTGGCGCCGAACTTCGCCGACCGCGTGCTGGAGTCGCTGGAGAAAAGCGGCATCCGCCCGCAGGCCAACGCCGCCCTGCCGGACCTGCCGCGCCCGGCCATGGCCCGCCCGGTATGGGAGGAACTGCTCGGATGA
- a CDS encoding PIG-L deacetylase family protein, which yields MSARKQHLLKQHRRKKRAVLLVALLALILLGIFAPWWSVPLAVLLGWVAHEAWFADHLFYSPRDDYRYDFPEGSIALPVSLGPHGLHVATGALPAGEETLVLEIEVKASLLGRWLDPQVLIEGVEPDRQDFERGVSGKRYINLSGQGEALRSGHLRIRSRHCRLAQQGVLHAFDNPDYARQRLLIIAPHADDAELAAFGQYSRCPEAWIVTLTQGEIEAEHYQRLGLGKVEAARLKGRLRTWDSIAAPLWGGVPAERCVQLGYYCLQLPAMAAEPSQAFGSRESGEIDIRSVRGFNPFALPGDSDGAPTWLNLVADLTALIEHIRPEVILTAHPELDPHADHVHATQATLEAISRSSWKPQTLLLYANHLHDNDRWPMGPADGGIALPPCIEALPADPLWSPVLDAATRIDKAQALALQHDLQTPLTGKKRLRRLIQRALAGRRWPATGDDEFFRKAVRRHELFWVRKVP from the coding sequence ATGAGCGCCCGCAAGCAGCACCTGCTCAAACAGCACCGCCGCAAGAAGCGCGCGGTCCTGCTCGTCGCCCTGCTGGCGCTGATCCTGCTGGGCATCTTCGCGCCCTGGTGGAGCGTGCCGCTGGCCGTGTTGCTCGGCTGGGTCGCCCATGAAGCGTGGTTCGCCGATCACCTGTTCTATTCGCCGCGCGACGACTACCGCTACGACTTCCCCGAGGGCTCCATCGCCCTGCCGGTATCCCTCGGCCCGCACGGCCTGCACGTCGCCACCGGTGCGCTGCCGGCGGGCGAGGAGACGCTGGTGCTGGAGATCGAGGTCAAAGCCTCGCTGCTCGGCCGCTGGCTCGACCCGCAGGTGCTGATCGAAGGCGTCGAGCCCGATCGCCAGGACTTCGAGCGTGGCGTCAGCGGCAAGCGCTACATCAACCTCTCCGGCCAGGGCGAAGCACTGCGTTCCGGGCATCTGCGCATCCGCAGCCGCCATTGCCGACTGGCGCAGCAGGGCGTGCTGCACGCCTTCGACAATCCGGACTACGCCCGACAGCGCCTGCTGATCATCGCGCCCCACGCGGACGATGCCGAACTGGCCGCCTTCGGCCAGTACAGCCGTTGCCCGGAAGCCTGGATCGTCACCCTGACGCAAGGCGAGATCGAGGCTGAACACTACCAGCGTCTCGGGCTGGGCAAGGTCGAGGCTGCCCGGCTCAAGGGCCGCCTGCGCACCTGGGACAGCATTGCCGCACCGCTCTGGGGTGGCGTGCCGGCCGAGCGCTGCGTGCAACTGGGCTACTACTGCCTGCAATTGCCGGCCATGGCCGCCGAGCCGAGCCAGGCGTTCGGCTCGCGGGAGTCCGGCGAGATCGACATCCGCAGCGTGCGCGGCTTCAACCCCTTCGCGCTGCCGGGTGACAGCGACGGCGCACCGACCTGGCTCAACCTGGTGGCCGACCTCACCGCGCTGATCGAGCACATCCGCCCGGAAGTGATCCTCACCGCGCACCCGGAACTGGACCCCCACGCCGACCACGTTCACGCCACCCAGGCGACGCTGGAGGCGATTTCGCGCAGCAGCTGGAAACCGCAGACGCTGCTGCTCTACGCCAACCACCTGCACGACAACGACCGCTGGCCCATGGGCCCGGCCGACGGTGGCATTGCCCTGCCGCCTTGTATCGAGGCATTGCCGGCCGACCCGCTGTGGAGCCCGGTGCTGGACGCCGCGACCCGCATCGACAAGGCCCAGGCCCTGGCCCTGCAGCACGACCTGCAGACTCCGCTCACCGGCAAGAAACGCCTGCGCCGGCTGATCCAGCGCGCGCTCGCCGGCCGTCGGTGGCCGGCCACTGGCGACGACGAGTTCTTCCGCAAGGCGGTGCGTCGCCACGAGCTGTTCTGGGTTCGCAAAGTCCCCTAG
- a CDS encoding metal ABC transporter ATPase — MPRTLARKDPTAFKTLPLLVEASPEGLIYQTLGKPLNFAQVLEKRRPIEINETERFVTELANLGVSVRLTLNYQGRDHWILVRQRRLDRGDTVLKLISGYVPAHELNLPLLTAIQEVAEECLVETADGWLGGRFGDTWLPTPYEGILRYRETSHFSLTPLSGASRPVQAGALRLLERPQAYVHLPTASLQLVYDLRMELPKDAREVSLFHVDEKLESGPLVARLDRRRPDIYLLPLEHGQPTGELLTLSKGELCKASTRGLWLSESFAEQDGWLVREERIRFREWMEQWPPAAGNAGSGRRTA, encoded by the coding sequence ATGCCCCGTACGCTCGCCCGCAAGGACCCGACCGCCTTCAAGACCCTGCCGCTGCTGGTGGAAGCCAGCCCGGAAGGTCTCATCTACCAGACCCTCGGCAAGCCCCTGAACTTCGCCCAGGTCCTGGAAAAACGCCGCCCCATCGAGATCAACGAGACCGAGCGCTTCGTCACTGAACTGGCCAACCTCGGCGTTTCGGTGCGCCTGACCCTGAACTACCAGGGACGCGACCACTGGATCCTGGTGCGCCAGCGCCGCCTGGACCGTGGTGACACGGTGCTCAAGCTGATTTCCGGCTACGTGCCGGCCCACGAATTGAACCTGCCGCTGCTCACCGCGATCCAGGAAGTCGCCGAGGAATGCCTGGTGGAAACCGCCGACGGCTGGCTGGGCGGGCGCTTCGGCGACACCTGGCTGCCGACGCCCTACGAGGGCATCCTGCGCTACCGCGAAACCAGCCACTTCTCCCTGACCCCGCTGTCCGGCGCCTCGCGCCCGGTGCAGGCCGGCGCGCTGCGCTTGCTGGAGCGCCCGCAGGCCTATGTGCACCTGCCGACGGCCTCGCTGCAGTTGGTTTATGACCTGCGCATGGAGCTGCCCAAGGATGCCCGCGAGGTGAGCCTGTTCCACGTCGACGAGAAACTCGAAAGCGGCCCGCTGGTGGCGCGGCTGGACCGCCGTCGCCCGGACATCTACCTGCTGCCGCTGGAGCATGGGCAGCCGACCGGCGAGCTGCTTACCCTGAGCAAGGGCGAGCTGTGCAAGGCCAGCACTCGCGGCCTTTGGCTGTCGGAGAGTTTCGCCGAGCAGGATGGCTGGCTGGTGCGCGAGGAACGCATCCGCTTCCGCGAATGGATGGAGCAGTGGCCGCCCGCCGCCGGCAATGCCGGCAGCGGGCGGCGCACAGCCTGA
- a CDS encoding LysR family transcriptional regulator yields MQWNLDQLRLFVSVADQSSFSAAARQLQRVQSAVSSSIALLESDLGVTLFERSSGRQPVLTGEGRALLDEAREVLRQCERLESRALALVRGTEPLLRLAQDEAMPYQPVLSGLQALAQEFPTLEVQLASGAQGDVARKLLERRADLGLLFHHEGMPEQLERQRLGTIEMVTVCGAGHELARLDYADRRELARHRQLLMAPQDSHYPGGEQISPLVWRADSFYAMAELLMRDLGWAWLPTHVAQYPAYQPLLVELASDWTPPPLVVELVWRRDEPLGPAAQWLGECFAEHLASPV; encoded by the coding sequence ATGCAGTGGAACCTGGACCAGTTGCGACTCTTCGTCAGCGTCGCCGATCAGTCGTCCTTCTCGGCGGCGGCGCGGCAGCTGCAGCGTGTGCAGTCGGCGGTGAGTTCGTCCATCGCGCTGCTGGAGAGCGACCTGGGCGTCACCCTGTTCGAACGCAGCAGCGGCCGCCAGCCGGTGCTGACCGGCGAGGGAAGGGCGCTGCTGGATGAAGCCCGTGAGGTGCTGCGCCAGTGCGAGCGCCTGGAAAGCCGGGCGCTGGCGCTGGTGCGCGGTACCGAGCCGTTGCTGCGCCTCGCGCAGGACGAGGCGATGCCCTACCAGCCGGTGCTTTCCGGGCTGCAGGCGCTGGCGCAGGAATTCCCCACCCTGGAGGTGCAGCTGGCCAGCGGCGCCCAGGGCGACGTGGCGCGCAAGCTGCTGGAGCGCCGCGCCGACCTCGGCCTGCTGTTTCATCATGAGGGCATGCCCGAGCAACTGGAGCGGCAGCGGCTGGGCACCATCGAAATGGTCACCGTGTGCGGCGCCGGGCATGAGCTGGCCAGGCTGGACTACGCCGACCGCCGTGAGCTGGCGCGGCATCGCCAGTTGCTGATGGCCCCGCAGGACAGCCACTACCCCGGCGGCGAGCAGATCAGCCCGCTGGTCTGGCGCGCCGACAGCTTCTACGCCATGGCCGAACTGCTGATGCGCGACCTCGGCTGGGCCTGGCTGCCGACCCACGTGGCGCAGTACCCGGCTTACCAGCCGCTGCTGGTGGAACTGGCCAGCGACTGGACGCCACCACCGCTGGTGGTTGAGCTGGTCTGGCGCCGCGACGAGCCGCTGGGGCCGGCGGCGCAGTGGTTGGGCGAGTGCTTTGCCGAGCACCTCGCTTCGCCGGTCTGA